One stretch of Mycobacterium riyadhense DNA includes these proteins:
- a CDS encoding DUF3419 family protein, producing MTASGGCTAAALAACDGVGELHVADVNSAQLELTRLKLYLLATVSSQERMRLLGHTQMPAAERRIALESAFAALDLEPDVLGPLHEVAEYGPDFCGRYEWQFAALRHNVAQWRDELEGVLALRNPDEQSRLVAPDTALGAALDRAFDVVFDHDIVLPLFGVGAATANPVEPWGRHFARRTRHVLATQPAADNPYLWQLLAGCYPDVRAPWLAQEAPVRRLPEVTFVRGTMDEALTAVPPGGFDMVHLSNVLDWLTPEQARVTLECAWTALRPDGIVVVRQMGSKLDVRDCGPGFRWDPVAEELHSRDRSFFYRALHVGVKPGSARS from the coding sequence ATGACGGCCTCCGGTGGGTGTACCGCCGCCGCATTGGCGGCCTGTGATGGTGTGGGTGAGCTGCATGTGGCCGACGTCAATTCCGCTCAATTGGAGTTGACTCGGCTCAAGCTATACCTGCTGGCGACGGTCAGTAGTCAAGAGCGGATGCGATTGCTAGGGCATACGCAGATGCCGGCGGCGGAGCGTCGGATCGCATTGGAGTCGGCGTTTGCGGCCTTGGATCTCGAGCCGGATGTTTTGGGTCCCTTGCATGAGGTTGCCGAATATGGCCCGGATTTCTGCGGTCGTTACGAGTGGCAGTTCGCTGCGTTGCGTCACAATGTGGCACAGTGGCGCGACGAATTGGAAGGCGTGCTTGCACTGCGGAACCCAGACGAGCAGTCACGGCTCGTTGCTCCCGACACAGCACTCGGCGCTGCGTTGGACCGCGCGTTCGATGTGGTGTTCGATCACGATATCGTGTTGCCGCTGTTCGGTGTGGGGGCGGCGACCGCCAACCCTGTCGAGCCGTGGGGCCGGCACTTCGCCCGCCGGACCCGGCATGTTCTGGCAACCCAACCTGCGGCCGATAATCCTTATTTATGGCAGCTGCTGGCCGGGTGCTACCCGGACGTCAGGGCGCCGTGGCTTGCGCAGGAAGCACCAGTACGGCGGTTGCCTGAGGTTACTTTCGTGCGGGGCACGATGGATGAGGCGCTCACAGCCGTTCCGCCCGGCGGGTTTGACATGGTTCACCTGTCGAATGTCCTCGATTGGCTAACTCCGGAGCAGGCTCGGGTGACGTTGGAGTGTGCCTGGACGGCATTGCGACCGGATGGCATCGTAGTGGTCCGCCAGATGGGCTCGAAGTTAGATGTGCGCGATTGCGGCCCTGGGTTCCGGTGGGATCCGGTGGCCGAAGAGTTGCATAGCCGAGACCGCAGTTTCTTTTACCGGGCTCTGCACGTGGGTGTGAAGCCCGGAAGTGCCCGCTCTTAG